AGAATTTTTATTAGTTCGTCTTCTAGTCCCTTTTCTTTTTCTTCTTCAAGCCTAAATCCTAAAATCTTAAGAGCTTCCTTAACGAAGTTTATGGCGTTAGTTAAAGCTTCTTTTAGAGACTTAGATATTTGATTTTCTCTTATCGCTTTATCTTTTAAAAGATTGATTTCTTTGACAAGCTCAAAGAGGATGCCAAGAGCTTTCGCAGTGTTGAAATCGTCATCCATGGCTTCTTCAAAATCTTTTTTGAAGTCATCAAGGTTTATTGTTTCCGTATCATCTTCTTTGACAGGTAAATTCTCTATAATCTTTTTAGATTCTATAAAGTTTAAAAGTCTTTTTAAGCTTCTTTCTGCTTCTTCCAATCTTTCAAAAGAAAAATCTATTGGACTTCTGTAGTGAGTGGAGAGTAGGAAAAGCCTTAAAGTATCTGGAGAAAACTTTTCTAAGATATCTTTAACGGTGAAAAAGTTTCCTAAAGACTTACTCATTTTTTCTTTGTTAACCATAACAAAGCCATTGTGTACCCAGTATTTAGCAAATGTTTTTCCTGTGAAACTTTCAGACTGGGCTATTTCGTTTTCGTGGTGTGGGAAGATAAGGTCTAACCCTCCACCGTGAATATCTATGGTTTTTCCTAAGTATTTCATCGCCATTGCAGAACATTCAATGTGCCAACCCGGTCTTCCTATTCCCCAAGGAGATTCCCAACCGGGTTCTCCCTCTTTTGATTTCTTCCAAAGTGCAAAATCAAGAGGATTTTTTTTCTTTTCTCCAGGCTCTATTCTTGCACCAGCTATAAGCTCCTCTGTT
The window above is part of the Desulfurobacteriaceae bacterium genome. Proteins encoded here:
- the cysS gene encoding cysteine--tRNA ligase, giving the protein MIKVFNTLTQQKEEFKPLKENVVKMYVCGPTVYDHAHIGHARSAIVFDVIRRWLEHKGYNVVYVRNYTDIDDKIIKRSKEEGISWDKVAEKYIKSYEEDMRALNVKEPTFKPRVSKHIKEIIELIQGLIEKGYAYEAEGDVYFSVEKFPQYGKLSKRKTEELIAGARIEPGEKKKNPLDFALWKKSKEGEPGWESPWGIGRPGWHIECSAMAMKYLGKTIDIHGGGLDLIFPHHENEIAQSESFTGKTFAKYWVHNGFVMVNKEKMSKSLGNFFTVKDILEKFSPDTLRLFLLSTHYRSPIDFSFERLEEAERSLKRLLNFIESKKIIENLPVKEDDTETINLDDFKKDFEEAMDDDFNTAKALGILFELVKEINLLKDKAIRENQISKSLKEALTNAINFVKEALKILGFRLEEEKEKGLEDELIKILIDVRSELRKRKTFDLADLIRDRLKELGIILEDLPSGTIYKRN